A window of Castanea sativa cultivar Marrone di Chiusa Pesio chromosome 1, ASM4071231v1 contains these coding sequences:
- the LOC142622839 gene encoding ferredoxin-thioredoxin reductase catalytic chain, chloroplastic: MMTTTSTTTLQVQAQASSSFAIRIPPSSSFASPLTRSPHRFVVRAAVDPTEKSIEIMRKFSEQYARKSGTYFCVDKGVTSVVIKGLADHKDSLGAPLCPCRHYDDKPAEVGQGFWNCPCVPMRERKECHCMLFLTPDNDFAGKEQTISLDEIRATTANI; this comes from the exons ATGATGACTACTACTTCTACTACTACTCTTCAAGTTCAAGCTCAAGCTTCTTCTTCCTTCGCCATTCGCATTCCTCCCTCCTCCTCATTCGCTTCTCCTCTCACTCGCTCTCCTCACCGCTTTGTCGTTCGAGCCGCAG TGGACCCTACGGAGAAGTCTATTGAGATAATGAGGAAGTTCTCCGAGCAGTATGCTCGTAAGTCGGGAACATACTTCTGTGTGGACAAGGGAGTGACTTCTGTTGTTATCAAG GGATTGGCTGACCATAAAGATTCATTGGGTGCACCACTTTGCCCTTGTCG ACATTATGATGACAAACCTGCTGAGGTTGGGCAGGGGTTTTGGAACTGTCCATGTGTTCCCATGAGAGAaag GAAGGAATGCCACTGCATGCTCTTTCTTACTCCTGACAATGATTTTGCTGGGAAGGAACAG ACTATATCCTTGGATGAGATCAGAGCAACAACAGCAAATATATAA